In Streptomyces chartreusis NRRL 3882, the following are encoded in one genomic region:
- a CDS encoding XdhC family protein — translation MLDIAEELNRWVEQGRDFAVATVVAVGGSAPRQPGAALAVDAEGTAIGSVSGGCVEGAVYELCEQALRDGDTVLERFGYSDDDAFAVGLTCGGVIDILVTPVRAGDPARPVVASALTAAARGEAAAVARIVSGPRELTGRALLVRPDGTLEGGFGAHPELDRTVAAEAGAFLDAGRTGTLEIGEQGSRCGAPLTVLVESSVPPPRMIVFGAIDFASALVRIGKFLGYRVTVCDARPVFATRARFPEADEIVVEWPHRYLEGTDVDARTVLCVLTHDAKFDVPLLKLALRLPVAYVGAMGSRRTHLDRNARLRDVGVTELELSRLRSPIGLDLGARTPEETALSIASEIVAGRRGGSGVSLTGAHTPIHHEPESQAVGRIGSVA, via the coding sequence ATGCTGGACATCGCCGAGGAGCTGAACCGGTGGGTCGAGCAGGGCCGTGACTTCGCCGTGGCCACCGTGGTGGCCGTCGGCGGCAGCGCGCCCCGGCAGCCGGGAGCCGCGCTCGCGGTGGACGCCGAGGGCACGGCGATCGGCTCGGTCTCCGGGGGCTGCGTGGAGGGCGCGGTCTACGAGCTGTGCGAACAGGCGCTGCGGGACGGCGACACCGTCCTGGAGCGCTTCGGATACAGCGACGACGACGCCTTCGCCGTGGGTCTGACCTGCGGCGGCGTCATCGACATCCTGGTCACCCCGGTGCGGGCCGGCGATCCGGCCCGGCCGGTGGTCGCGTCCGCGCTCACCGCCGCCGCCCGAGGGGAGGCGGCGGCGGTGGCGCGGATCGTTTCGGGTCCGCGCGAACTGACGGGCCGGGCCCTGCTGGTCCGCCCCGACGGCACGCTCGAGGGGGGCTTCGGCGCCCATCCGGAACTGGACCGTACGGTCGCCGCGGAGGCGGGCGCCTTCCTGGACGCCGGCCGCACGGGCACCCTGGAGATCGGAGAGCAGGGCTCTCGCTGCGGAGCGCCGCTCACCGTCCTGGTCGAGTCCTCCGTCCCGCCGCCCCGCATGATCGTGTTCGGCGCGATCGACTTCGCCTCCGCCCTGGTCCGCATCGGCAAGTTCCTCGGCTACCGCGTCACGGTGTGCGACGCGCGCCCCGTCTTCGCGACCCGGGCGCGCTTCCCGGAGGCCGACGAGATCGTCGTCGAGTGGCCCCACCGCTACCTGGAGGGCACGGACGTCGACGCCCGCACGGTCCTGTGCGTGCTGACCCACGACGCCAAGTTCGACGTGCCCCTGCTGAAACTGGCGCTGCGCCTGCCGGTGGCGTACGTCGGTGCCATGGGCTCCCGGCGCACCCACCTGGACCGCAACGCGCGCCTGCGCGACGTCGGTGTCACCGAGCTGGAATTGAGCCGGCTGCGCTCGCCGATCGGCCTGGACCTCGGGGCCCGTACGCCCGAGGAGACGGCCCTGTCGATCGCGTCGGAGATCGTCGCCGGGCGGCGCGGCGGCAGCGGGGTCTCGCTGACCGGGGCCCACACGCCGATCCACCACGAGCCGGAGTCGCAGGCGGTCGGGCGGATCGGGTCGGTGGCCTGA
- a CDS encoding NCS2 family permease, which translates to MTQQSLEPRTTAEDAGEGTRVPAGRSWLDRYFHISHRGSTVAREVRGGVTTFMAMAYILLLNPLILSGKDAAGNTLAQQGLITATAFAAALTTLLMGFVGKVPLALAAGLSVSGVLASQVAPEMTWPQAMGMCVMYGVVIMLLVVTGLREMIMNAIPLALKHGITMGIGLFIALIGFYKSGFVHQGKATPVTLGPAGELAGWPVLLFAGTLLLIFMLQARNIPGAILIGIVSGTVVAAILNAAGVIDPRQWAGGAPELHGSAVSMPDFSLFGDVEFGGWGEVGAMTVGMIVFTLVLAGFFDAMATIIGVGTEAELADDKGRMPGLSKALFIDGAGGAIGGVSGGSGQTVFIESATGVGEGARTGLASVVTGLFFAACLFFTPLTAIVPQEVASAALVVIGAMMLMNARHVDWADRATAVPVFLTVVLMPFTYTITTGVAAGVISYVAIKTAQGKVREIGAFMWILTAVFLVYFALNPIESWLGVH; encoded by the coding sequence ATGACCCAGCAGTCACTGGAGCCGAGGACCACAGCCGAGGACGCGGGCGAAGGCACCCGCGTCCCGGCCGGACGGTCCTGGCTCGACCGGTACTTCCACATATCCCACAGAGGGTCCACGGTCGCGCGCGAAGTGCGCGGCGGCGTCACCACCTTCATGGCGATGGCGTACATCCTCCTGCTCAACCCCCTGATCCTGTCCGGCAAGGACGCGGCGGGGAACACCCTCGCGCAGCAGGGCCTGATCACCGCGACCGCGTTCGCGGCGGCCCTCACCACGCTGCTGATGGGTTTCGTCGGCAAGGTGCCGCTCGCCCTCGCCGCCGGTCTCTCCGTCTCCGGAGTCCTCGCCTCCCAGGTCGCGCCCGAGATGACCTGGCCGCAGGCGATGGGCATGTGCGTGATGTACGGCGTGGTCATCATGCTGCTGGTCGTCACCGGTCTGCGCGAGATGATCATGAACGCGATCCCGCTCGCGCTCAAGCACGGCATCACCATGGGCATCGGTCTGTTCATCGCCCTCATCGGCTTCTACAAGTCCGGCTTCGTGCACCAGGGGAAGGCCACCCCCGTCACGCTCGGCCCGGCGGGCGAACTGGCCGGCTGGCCGGTGCTGCTGTTCGCCGGCACCCTCCTGCTGATCTTCATGCTCCAGGCCCGGAACATCCCGGGCGCCATCCTCATCGGCATCGTCAGCGGCACGGTCGTCGCGGCGATCCTGAACGCCGCCGGCGTCATCGACCCCAGGCAATGGGCGGGCGGTGCCCCCGAGCTGCACGGCAGCGCGGTGTCCATGCCCGACTTCTCGCTCTTCGGGGACGTGGAGTTCGGCGGCTGGGGCGAGGTCGGCGCGATGACCGTCGGCATGATCGTGTTCACGCTGGTGCTGGCCGGGTTCTTCGACGCGATGGCGACCATCATCGGCGTCGGCACCGAGGCCGAGCTCGCCGACGACAAGGGCCGGATGCCGGGCCTGTCCAAGGCGCTGTTCATCGACGGTGCCGGCGGTGCGATCGGCGGTGTCTCGGGCGGCTCCGGCCAGACCGTGTTCATCGAGTCGGCGACCGGTGTCGGCGAGGGCGCCCGCACGGGTCTCGCGTCCGTGGTCACCGGCCTGTTCTTCGCGGCCTGCCTGTTCTTCACGCCGCTCACCGCGATCGTGCCGCAGGAGGTCGCCTCCGCCGCCCTCGTCGTCATCGGCGCGATGATGCTGATGAACGCCCGGCACGTGGACTGGGCCGACCGGGCCACCGCCGTCCCGGTGTTCCTCACGGTCGTGCTGATGCCCTTCACGTACACCATCACCACCGGTGTCGCCGCGGGCGTCATCTCCTACGTGGCCATCAAGACCGCCCAGGGCAAGGTGCGCGAGATCGGCGCCTTCATGTGGATCCTGACGGCGGTGTTCCTCGTCTACTTCGCCCTCAACCCGATCGAGAGCTGGCTGGGCGTCCACTGA
- a CDS encoding xanthine dehydrogenase family protein molybdopterin-binding subunit has translation MSSPNGTPTKITQGSQTKGGIGESTLRPDGVLKVTGEFAYSSDMWHEDMLWGQILRSTVAHAEIVSIDTSEALALPGVHAVLTYDDLPTDVKNYGLEIQDTPVLAHGKVRHHGEPVAIVAADHPETARRAAAKIKVDYRELPVITDEASATAPDAILVHENRDDHHAGHVPHPNIVHRQPIVRGDVARARERADVIVEGEYTFGMQDQAFLGPESGLAVPEEDGGVHLYIATQWLHSDLRQIAPVLGLPEDKVRMTLSGVGGAFGGREDLSMQIHACLLALRTGKPVKIVYNRFESFFGHVHRHPAKLHYEHGATKDGKLTHMKCRIVLDGGAYASASPAVVGNASSLSVGPYVIDDVDIEAIALYTNNPPCGAMRGFGAVQACFAYEAQMDKLAKELGMDPVEFRQLNAMEQGTIMPTGQPVDSPAPVAELLRRVKAMPMPPERQWESSEGADVRQLPGGLSNTTHGEGVVRGVGYAVGIKNVGFSEGFDDYSTAKVRMEVVGGEPVVTVHTAMAEVGQGGVTVHAQIARTELGVTQVTINPADTRVGSAGSTSASRQTYVTGGAVKNACELVREKVLEIGRRKFGSYHPAWATAELLLEGGKVVTDGGEVLGDLADVLEDEVVEVEEEWRHRPTEPFDLRTGQGNGHVQYSFAAHRAVVEVDTELGLVKVIELACAQDVGKALNPLSVLGQIQGGTTQGLGVAVMEEIIVDPKTAKVKNPSFTDYLIPTILDTPTIPVDVLELADEHAPYGLRGIGEAPTLSSTPAVLAAIRNATGLELNRTPVRPEHLTGTSLSEA, from the coding sequence ATGTCTTCCCCCAACGGAACCCCCACCAAGATCACCCAGGGCTCGCAGACCAAGGGCGGCATCGGCGAGTCCACGCTCCGCCCGGACGGCGTCCTCAAGGTCACCGGTGAGTTCGCGTACTCGTCCGACATGTGGCACGAGGACATGCTGTGGGGCCAGATCCTCCGCTCGACCGTGGCACACGCCGAGATCGTCTCCATCGACACGAGCGAGGCCCTGGCCCTGCCGGGCGTCCACGCCGTGCTGACGTACGACGACCTGCCGACCGACGTGAAGAACTACGGGCTGGAGATCCAGGACACCCCGGTCCTCGCCCACGGCAAGGTCCGCCACCACGGCGAGCCGGTCGCGATCGTCGCCGCCGACCACCCGGAGACCGCGCGCCGCGCCGCCGCGAAGATCAAGGTGGACTACCGGGAGCTGCCCGTCATCACCGACGAGGCCTCCGCGACCGCGCCGGACGCGATCCTCGTCCACGAGAACCGCGACGACCACCACGCCGGTCATGTCCCGCACCCGAACATCGTCCACCGCCAGCCGATCGTCCGCGGGGACGTGGCCCGGGCCCGCGAGCGGGCCGACGTGATCGTCGAGGGCGAGTACACCTTCGGCATGCAGGACCAGGCCTTCCTCGGCCCCGAGTCCGGCCTCGCCGTGCCGGAGGAGGACGGCGGCGTCCACCTCTACATCGCCACCCAGTGGCTGCACAGCGACCTGCGCCAGATCGCGCCCGTGCTCGGCCTGCCCGAGGACAAGGTGCGGATGACGCTGTCCGGCGTCGGCGGCGCGTTCGGCGGCCGCGAGGACCTGTCGATGCAGATCCACGCCTGCCTGCTGGCGCTGCGCACGGGCAAGCCCGTCAAGATCGTCTACAACCGGTTCGAGTCCTTCTTCGGGCACGTCCACCGCCACCCCGCCAAGCTCCACTACGAGCACGGGGCCACCAAGGACGGCAAGCTCACGCACATGAAGTGCCGGATCGTCCTGGACGGCGGCGCCTACGCCTCCGCCTCCCCGGCCGTCGTCGGCAACGCCTCCTCCCTGTCGGTCGGCCCGTACGTGATCGACGACGTGGACATCGAGGCCATCGCCCTCTACACCAACAACCCGCCCTGCGGCGCCATGCGCGGCTTCGGCGCGGTCCAGGCCTGCTTCGCCTACGAGGCGCAGATGGACAAGCTGGCGAAGGAACTCGGCATGGATCCGGTGGAGTTCCGGCAGCTCAACGCCATGGAGCAGGGCACGATCATGCCGACGGGGCAGCCGGTCGACTCGCCGGCCCCGGTCGCCGAACTCCTGCGCCGCGTCAAGGCGATGCCGATGCCACCGGAGCGCCAGTGGGAGTCCAGTGAGGGCGCCGACGTACGGCAGCTGCCGGGCGGTCTGTCCAACACCACGCACGGCGAAGGCGTCGTACGCGGTGTCGGCTACGCGGTGGGCATCAAGAACGTGGGCTTCTCCGAGGGGTTCGACGACTACTCGACCGCGAAGGTCCGGATGGAGGTCGTCGGCGGCGAGCCCGTCGTCACCGTCCACACGGCCATGGCCGAGGTCGGCCAGGGCGGTGTCACGGTCCACGCGCAGATCGCCCGCACCGAACTGGGCGTCACGCAGGTGACCATCAACCCGGCCGACACGCGGGTGGGCAGCGCCGGTTCGACGTCGGCCTCCCGGCAGACGTACGTCACCGGTGGCGCCGTGAAGAACGCCTGTGAGCTGGTCCGCGAGAAGGTGCTGGAGATCGGCCGCCGCAAGTTCGGCTCCTACCACCCGGCCTGGGCGACGGCCGAACTGCTGCTGGAGGGCGGCAAGGTCGTCACCGACGGCGGCGAGGTCCTCGGCGACCTGGCCGACGTCCTGGAGGACGAGGTCGTCGAGGTCGAGGAGGAGTGGCGGCACCGGCCGACCGAGCCCTTCGACCTGCGCACCGGCCAGGGCAACGGACACGTCCAGTACTCCTTCGCCGCGCACCGCGCCGTCGTCGAGGTCGACACCGAGCTCGGCCTGGTGAAGGTCATCGAGCTGGCCTGCGCCCAGGACGTCGGCAAGGCGCTCAACCCGCTGTCCGTGCTCGGCCAGATCCAGGGCGGCACGACACAGGGTCTGGGCGTGGCGGTCATGGAGGAGATCATCGTCGACCCCAAGACGGCGAAGGTGAAGAACCCCTCCTTCACGGACTACCTGATCCCGACCATCCTCGACACGCCGACCATCCCGGTCGACGTCCTCGAACTCGCCGACGAGCACGCCCCGTACGGGCTGCGCGGCATCGGCGAGGCACCCACCCTGTCGTCGACGCCGGCGGTCCTCGCGGCCATCCGGAACGCGACCGGGCTCGAGCTGAACCGGACTCCGGTACGGCCCGAGCACCTGACGGGTACGTCACTCTCCGAGGCCTGA
- a CDS encoding (2Fe-2S)-binding protein, with protein MRVNFTVNGRPQEADDVWEGESLLYVLRERLGLPGSKNACEQGECGSCTVRLDGVPVCSCLVAAGQVEGREVVTVEGLADYARQRAEGGCASGACGTSLQNAQQWEARGTDSQTGEGTELSPIQQAFIDAGAVQCGFCTPGLLVAADEMLERNPTPTDADIREALSGNLCRCTGYEKIMDAVRLAAARQGEAV; from the coding sequence ATGCGCGTCAACTTCACGGTCAACGGCCGTCCGCAGGAAGCCGACGACGTGTGGGAGGGCGAGTCCCTGCTGTACGTGCTGAGGGAGCGGCTCGGCCTGCCGGGGTCGAAGAACGCCTGCGAGCAGGGCGAGTGCGGCTCGTGCACGGTCCGCCTGGACGGTGTGCCGGTGTGTTCGTGCCTGGTCGCGGCCGGTCAGGTGGAGGGCCGCGAGGTCGTCACCGTCGAGGGGCTCGCCGACTACGCCAGGCAGCGCGCCGAGGGCGGCTGCGCGAGCGGCGCCTGCGGTACGTCGCTGCAGAACGCCCAGCAGTGGGAGGCCAGGGGCACCGACTCGCAGACCGGCGAGGGCACCGAGCTCTCCCCGATCCAGCAGGCGTTCATCGACGCCGGCGCCGTCCAGTGCGGCTTCTGCACGCCGGGTCTGCTGGTCGCCGCCGACGAGATGCTGGAGCGCAACCCCACCCCGACCGACGCGGACATCCGCGAGGCCCTGTCGGGCAACCTGTGCCGCTGCACCGGCTACGAGAAGATCATGGACGCGGTCCGCCTGGCGGCCGCCCGGCAGGGAGAGGCGGTCTGA
- a CDS encoding FAD binding domain-containing protein, protein MDFLRPASWEEALAAKAEHPTAVPIAGGTDVMVEINFDHRRPEYLMDLNRIGDLSEWEVGEESVRLGASVPYTRIMENLRAELPGLALASHTVASPQIRNRGGVGGNLGTASPAGDAHPALLAAGAEVEVESVRGARRIPIDEFYKGVKRNALAPDELIRAVHVRKADGPQQFSKVGTRNAMVIAVCAFGLALHPRTRTVRTGIGSAAPTPVRAKTAEEFLNAALEEGGFWDNGKIITPSVAKQFADLCSAACNPIDDVRGTASYRRHAVGVMARRTLTWTWESYRGARRITEGAA, encoded by the coding sequence ATGGACTTCCTTCGCCCCGCCAGCTGGGAGGAGGCGCTCGCCGCGAAAGCCGAGCATCCCACCGCTGTGCCGATTGCGGGTGGCACCGACGTGATGGTCGAGATCAACTTCGACCACCGCCGGCCCGAGTACCTCATGGACCTGAACCGCATCGGCGACCTCTCCGAGTGGGAGGTCGGCGAGGAGAGCGTGCGGCTGGGTGCCTCCGTGCCCTACACGAGGATCATGGAGAACCTCCGCGCCGAGCTGCCGGGGCTCGCCCTCGCCTCGCACACGGTCGCCTCCCCGCAGATCCGCAACCGCGGCGGCGTCGGCGGCAACCTCGGCACCGCCTCCCCGGCCGGCGACGCCCACCCCGCCCTGCTCGCCGCGGGTGCCGAGGTGGAGGTGGAGTCGGTGCGCGGTGCGCGTCGCATCCCGATCGACGAGTTCTACAAGGGGGTGAAGCGCAACGCCCTGGCCCCGGACGAGCTGATCCGGGCCGTGCACGTGCGGAAGGCCGACGGGCCGCAGCAGTTCTCCAAGGTGGGGACCCGGAACGCGATGGTCATCGCCGTGTGCGCCTTCGGGCTCGCGCTGCACCCGCGGACGCGGACCGTGCGGACCGGCATCGGTTCGGCCGCTCCGACACCCGTTCGGGCCAAGACCGCCGAGGAGTTCCTGAACGCGGCCCTGGAGGAGGGCGGCTTCTGGGACAACGGGAAGATCATCACCCCCTCCGTCGCCAAGCAGTTCGCGGACCTGTGCTCCGCCGCCTGCAACCCGATCGACGACGTCCGGGGCACCGCGAGCTACCGCCGCCACGCGGTCGGCGTCATGGCCCGCCGCACGCTGACCTGGACCTGGGAGTCCTATCGCGGCGCGCGCCGCATCACCGAGGGAGCTGCGTAA
- a CDS encoding PucR family transcriptional regulator translates to MRLRALLDTDALGLKLLGGEDELDRTVRGVMTTDLRDPSRYLSGGELVLTGLAWRRDAADSEPFVRILVQEGVTALAAGEAELGDVPDDLVEACARHRLPLFAVHESVAFATITEHVVRQVSGERAGDLAAVVDRHRRMMTSGPAGGGPDVVLDLLGSDLDLRAWVLSPTGRLIAGPKTSGPALTAEACGRLAAEHLAATRTGRRAPHRVLVGGATYSLFPIRSTGRAPQTARDARETVLSDWLLAVEADAGDWAEERLDLLYGVTQLIAVERDRRDAARTVRRRLAQEVLELVQTGAAPAEIAARLRVAAPVLLPGLGTAPHWQVVVARVDWDGAGIEEGPVAQALLEEILVDPLSAGPEHSDRIAVAHTGDEAVALVPLPAVSTEHDGSETGVLADALLESVRDPLTAGLSDDGRLTLGVSAAVHSAEGLRGALEEARHARRVAAARPGRVCAAGHQELASHVLLLPFVPDDVRRAFTARLLDPLRDYDRRHRAELIPTLEAFLDCDGSWTRCATRLHLHVNTLRYRVGRIEQLTSRDLSRLEDKLDFFLALRMS, encoded by the coding sequence ATGCGGCTGCGCGCACTGCTGGACACCGACGCGCTGGGCCTCAAGCTGCTCGGCGGCGAGGACGAGCTGGACCGCACCGTGCGCGGTGTGATGACCACCGACCTGCGCGATCCCAGCCGCTACCTCTCGGGCGGCGAGCTGGTGCTCACGGGCCTGGCCTGGCGCCGGGACGCCGCGGACTCGGAACCGTTCGTGCGGATCCTGGTGCAGGAGGGGGTCACGGCCCTCGCTGCGGGCGAGGCCGAGCTCGGGGACGTACCGGACGACCTGGTCGAGGCCTGCGCCCGCCACCGCCTCCCGCTCTTCGCGGTGCACGAGTCGGTGGCGTTCGCGACGATCACCGAACACGTCGTACGGCAGGTCTCCGGTGAGCGAGCCGGCGACCTCGCGGCCGTGGTCGACCGCCACCGCCGGATGATGACGTCGGGCCCGGCGGGCGGCGGCCCGGACGTGGTCCTGGACCTCCTGGGCTCGGACCTGGACCTGCGCGCCTGGGTCCTCTCCCCCACCGGCCGCCTGATCGCGGGCCCGAAGACGTCGGGCCCCGCCCTCACCGCCGAGGCCTGCGGCCGACTGGCGGCGGAACACCTGGCCGCCACCCGCACGGGCCGCCGCGCCCCGCACCGCGTCCTCGTGGGCGGCGCGACCTACTCCCTCTTCCCCATCCGCTCGACGGGCCGCGCCCCGCAGACCGCCCGGGACGCCCGGGAGACGGTCCTGTCCGACTGGCTGCTGGCCGTCGAGGCGGACGCCGGGGACTGGGCGGAGGAGCGCCTCGACCTGCTGTACGGCGTCACCCAGCTGATCGCGGTCGAGCGCGACCGCCGCGACGCCGCCCGCACGGTCCGCCGCCGCCTCGCCCAGGAGGTCCTGGAACTGGTCCAGACGGGCGCGGCCCCCGCGGAGATCGCCGCCCGCCTCCGGGTGGCCGCCCCGGTCCTGCTGCCCGGCCTCGGCACCGCGCCGCACTGGCAGGTGGTCGTGGCCCGCGTCGACTGGGACGGCGCCGGTATCGAGGAGGGCCCGGTCGCCCAGGCCCTGCTGGAGGAGATCCTCGTCGACCCCCTGTCGGCGGGCCCGGAGCACTCCGACCGCATCGCGGTGGCCCACACGGGCGACGAGGCCGTCGCCCTCGTCCCGCTCCCCGCCGTCTCGACGGAGCACGACGGCTCCGAGACCGGCGTCCTCGCGGACGCGCTCCTGGAGTCCGTACGGGATCCCCTGACGGCCGGCCTGAGCGACGACGGCCGCCTCACACTCGGCGTCAGCGCGGCCGTGCACTCGGCGGAGGGCCTGCGCGGCGCACTGGAGGAGGCCCGCCACGCCCGCCGGGTGGCGGCCGCCCGCCCGGGCCGGGTCTGCGCGGCGGGCCACCAGGAACTGGCCTCCCACGTCCTCCTCCTGCCCTTCGTCCCGGACGACGTCCGCCGCGCCTTCACGGCCCGCCTGCTGGACCCGCTGCGCGACTACGACCGCCGCCACCGCGCCGAACTGATCCCCACGCTGGAGGCGTTCCTCGACTGCGACGGCTCCTGGACCCGCTGCGCCACCCGTCTCCACCTCCACGTCAACACACTGCGGTACCGGGTGGGGCGCATCGAGCAGTTGACGAGCCGTGACCTGTCACGCCTGGAGGACAAGCTGGACTTCTTCCTGGCGCTGCGGATGAGCTGA
- a CDS encoding GntR family transcriptional regulator has product MKQGAQGSAGAGVPRGEVPEGQVRVPRQPGVADAGRVRPGAGAEVVRGEHTHSEPVPPAALRGRAVVQRSSVRGQIVDALRAALVAGELRPGEVYSAPVLGERFGVSATPVREAMQQLALEGAVEVVPNRGFRVVERGARELAELAEVRALIEVPVMLRLARTVSAERWAELRPLAEATVRAASSGCRATYAESDRGFHRAVLSLSGNEQLVQIAEDLHRRAQWPLVGSGPGMRGRADLVADAHEHTALLDALIAQDLEVVRALVGEHFAGAG; this is encoded by the coding sequence GTGAAGCAGGGCGCGCAGGGCTCCGCCGGGGCGGGGGTGCCGAGGGGGGAGGTGCCGGAGGGCCAGGTCCGGGTGCCGCGGCAGCCCGGGGTGGCGGACGCGGGTCGGGTGAGGCCCGGAGCCGGTGCCGAGGTGGTGCGAGGTGAGCACACGCACAGTGAGCCGGTCCCGCCGGCTGCTTTGCGGGGGCGGGCCGTCGTTCAGCGGTCCTCGGTGCGCGGGCAGATCGTGGATGCGCTGCGGGCCGCGCTGGTGGCCGGGGAGCTGAGGCCCGGGGAGGTGTACTCGGCGCCGGTGCTGGGCGAGCGGTTCGGGGTCTCGGCGACGCCGGTGCGGGAGGCCATGCAGCAGCTGGCCCTGGAGGGTGCCGTCGAGGTCGTGCCGAACCGTGGGTTCCGGGTGGTCGAGCGGGGAGCGCGGGAACTGGCGGAGCTGGCCGAGGTGCGGGCGCTGATCGAGGTGCCGGTGATGCTGCGGCTGGCCCGGACGGTGTCGGCGGAGCGCTGGGCCGAGCTGCGTCCCCTCGCCGAGGCGACGGTCCGCGCGGCGTCCTCCGGCTGCCGCGCGACCTACGCGGAGTCCGACCGGGGGTTCCACCGGGCGGTGCTGTCCCTGTCCGGGAACGAGCAGCTGGTCCAGATCGCGGAGGACCTGCACCGGCGGGCGCAGTGGCCCCTGGTGGGGAGCGGGCCGGGGATGCGGGGCCGGGCCGATCTGGTGGCGGACGCGCATGAACACACGGCGTTGCTGGACGCGTTGATCGCCCAGGACCTCGAGGTCGTGCGGGCGCTGGTGGGGGAGCACTTCGCGGGTGCCGGCTGA
- a CDS encoding (2Fe-2S)-binding protein translates to MPLPPSALSGAYARLAEVIPGLAITELTAADETPQGGNWTTAAALAEAGPGLDAFLSWDDAQIRRDYDRQARPDVIASFGLHRYAWPACLLITVPWFLHRRVPRYPVTHVSYDRTAPAHPVGHLAVRPAGFACLPGDEAAALPGARVVPDEEALRAEVRSAVAEHLEPVLAGFGPRMRRRGRALWGMATDEIVEGLWYVAQLLGEIEERRAMRELELLLPGATKPYVGTAAFRELTGPGGEPLRTRDRASCCMFYTLRPEDTCATCPRTCDADRVTKLLATAG, encoded by the coding sequence ATGCCCCTGCCCCCTTCGGCCCTCTCCGGCGCGTACGCCCGTCTGGCCGAGGTCATCCCGGGGCTGGCCATCACCGAACTGACCGCCGCGGACGAGACCCCCCAGGGCGGCAACTGGACCACCGCCGCCGCGCTCGCGGAAGCCGGCCCCGGCCTCGACGCCTTCCTGTCCTGGGACGACGCCCAGATCCGCCGGGACTACGACCGCCAGGCACGGCCCGACGTGATCGCCAGCTTCGGCCTGCACCGGTACGCCTGGCCCGCCTGCCTCCTGATCACCGTCCCCTGGTTCCTGCACCGCCGCGTACCCCGCTACCCGGTGACGCACGTCTCGTACGACCGCACCGCCCCCGCCCACCCCGTCGGCCACCTGGCCGTCCGCCCGGCCGGCTTCGCCTGCCTGCCCGGCGACGAGGCAGCCGCGCTGCCCGGCGCCCGGGTCGTCCCGGACGAGGAGGCGCTGCGGGCCGAGGTGCGGTCGGCGGTCGCGGAGCACCTGGAGCCGGTCCTGGCCGGTTTCGGACCCCGGATGCGGCGCCGCGGCCGGGCCCTGTGGGGTATGGCGACGGACGAGATCGTCGAGGGGCTCTGGTACGTCGCCCAGCTGCTCGGCGAGATCGAGGAGCGGCGCGCGATGCGCGAGCTGGAGCTGCTCCTGCCGGGCGCGACCAAGCCGTACGTGGGCACGGCGGCCTTCCGCGAGCTGACCGGCCCCGGCGGCGAGCCGCTGCGCACCCGGGACCGCGCGAGCTGCTGCATGTTCTACACCCTGCGCCCCGAGGACACCTGCGCCACCTGCCCGCGCACGTGTGACGCCGACCGGGTCACCAAGCTGCTGGCCACGGCCGGTTGA